In Denticeps clupeoides chromosome 1, fDenClu1.1, whole genome shotgun sequence, a single window of DNA contains:
- the dpf3 gene encoding zinc finger protein DPF3 isoform X2, with protein MAAVIQNPLKALGDQFYKEAIEHCRSYNARLCAERSVRLPFLDSQTGVAQNNCYIWMERHHRGPGMTAGQMYTYPARCWRKKRRPHTAVDPRLRFCGLQIDRGLSAKDSLPSQGTTLEALLRGEGLDKRGRDEESLLEIQRVLEADAQEDGYHNDEDFEVDTQRRKHRGKGRGRGSGRRRTDANSTDDQDKPYICDICGKRYRNRTGLSYHYSHAHLAEEEGPGEKDSEPSQSPPTLQPNSRKHPKGHEEAFIPNNNYCNVCLGKPGSNRKMGKSGDLARCTKCGRSARGTGQKEDRNFVGAEELFGTTSESDTSTFHGFEEDEFEDPSSNSSETSTQCR; from the exons GTTGGGTGACCAGTTCTACAAGGAGGCCATCGAACACTGCCGCAGCTACAATGCCCGCCTGTGCGCCGAGCGCAGCGTCCGGCTTCCCTTCCTCGACTCCCAGACCGGCGTGGCGCAGAACAACTGCTACATCTGGATGGAGCGACACCACCGAGGCCCGG GCATGACCGCGGGGCAGATGTACACCTACCCGGCGCGctgctggaggaagaagaggaggccGCACACCGCGGTGGACCCCCGCCTTCGCTTCTGCGGTCTCCAGATTG acaGAGGGCTTTCGGCAAAGGATTCTCTGCCCTCTCAGGGCACCACGCTGGAGGCACTGCTGAGAGGAGAGGGGCTGGATAAGAGGGGAAGGGATGAGGAGAGTCTCCTGGAGATACAG AGGGTTTTAGAAGCTGACGCGCAGGAGGACGGTTACCATAACGACGAAGACTTTGAAGTGGACACTCAGAGGAGGAAACACAGAGGGAAAGGCAGG GGTCGGGGGTCAGGCCGCCGGAGGACTGACGCCAACTCTACCGACGACCAGGACAAGCCATACATCTGTGACA TCTGTGGGAAGCGTTACAGGAACCGAACAGGGTTGAGCTACCACTACAGCCACGCCCACCTGGCTGAGGAGGAGGGGCCAGGGGAGAAAGATTCAGAGCCATCTCAGTCTCCGCCCACTCTCCAACCTAACAGCCGCAAAC ATCCGAAGGGCCATGAGGAGGCCTTTATTCCCAATAATAACTACTGCAACGTCTGCCTGGGTAAACCGGGCTCCAACAGGAAAATGGGCAAGTCTGGCGATCTGGCACGCTGCACTAAATGTGGTCGCTCTG CTAGAGGAACCGGGCAGAAAGAGGACAGGAATTTCGTCGGAGCCGAGGAGCTGTTCGGCACCACGTCAGAGAGCGACACCTCTACGTTTCACGGCTTCGAGGAGGACGAGTTCGAGGATCCATCGTCCAACAGCAGCGAGACGTCCACGCAGTGCAGATAG
- the LOC114790713 gene encoding rho-related GTP-binding protein RhoV-like — MERRVESQLFPRKRDEPSVSCMLLGDGAVGKTSMIVSYVANGYPAEYRQTAFDVFSGSVTVDGSPVRVQLLDTAGQEEYDKFRSLCYDHTDVFLLCFSVVNPTSFHNITTKWVPQLRANNPTLPIVLVGTQSDLRHDVNVLISLDQLRFKPVLKSQARELAEHIRAQDYVECSALTQDNLKEAFDVAIFAAIKHKACRARKIGLLGRAKAFSSGGWRKFFCFV, encoded by the exons ATGGAGCGCAGGGTGGAGTCGCAGCTTTTTCCCCGCAAGAGAGACGAACCGAGCGTCAGCTGCATGCTGCTGGGAGACGGAGCTGTGGGCAAGACCAGCATGATCGTCAGCTACGTGGCCAACGGGTACCCTGCCGAGTACCGACAGACCGCGTTCGACGTCTTCTCCG GCTCAGTCACAGTGGACGGGTCGCCCGTCAGAGTCCAGCTCTTGGACACCGCAGGACAG gaggAATATGACAAGTTTCGTTCGCTCTGCTACGACCACACCGATGTCTTCCTCCTGTGCTTCAGCGTAGTCAACCCCACGTCCTTCCACAACATCACAACAAAATGGGTTCCTCAGCTAAGGGCCAACAACCCGACGCTTCCAATCGTCCTGGTGGGGACTCAGTCTGACCTGCGGCACGACGTCAACGTCCTCATCAGCCTGGACCAACTCCGGTTTAAACCCGTCCTGAAATCTCAGGCCCGCGAGCTGGCGGAGCACATCAGGGCCCAGGACTACGTCGAGTGCTCTGCTCTGACGCAGGACAACCTGAAGGAGGCCTTCGACGTGGCCATCTTCGCCGCGATCAAGCACAAGGCCTGCAGAGCCAGGAAAATTGGACTTCTGGGCCGGGCAAAGGCTTTCTCCAGCGGTGGATGGAGGAAGTTCTTCTGCTTTGTGTGA
- the dpf3 gene encoding zinc finger protein DPF3 isoform X3 produces MAAVIQNPLKALGDQFYKEAIEHCRSYNARLCAERSVRLPFLDSQTGVAQNNCYIWMERHHRGPDRGLSAKDSLPSQGTTLEALLRGEGLDKRGRDEESLLEIQRVLEADAQEDGYHNDEDFEVDTQRRKHRGKGRGRGSGRRRTDANSTDDQDKPYICDNRYKQKHNSKTAASVCGKRYRNRTGLSYHYSHAHLAEEEGPGEKDSEPSQSPPTLQPNSRKHPKGHEEAFIPNNNYCNVCLGKPGSNRKMGKSGDLARCTKCGRSARGTGQKEDRNFVGAEELFGTTSESDTSTFHGFEEDEFEDPSSNSSETSTQCR; encoded by the exons GTTGGGTGACCAGTTCTACAAGGAGGCCATCGAACACTGCCGCAGCTACAATGCCCGCCTGTGCGCCGAGCGCAGCGTCCGGCTTCCCTTCCTCGACTCCCAGACCGGCGTGGCGCAGAACAACTGCTACATCTGGATGGAGCGACACCACCGAGGCCCGG acaGAGGGCTTTCGGCAAAGGATTCTCTGCCCTCTCAGGGCACCACGCTGGAGGCACTGCTGAGAGGAGAGGGGCTGGATAAGAGGGGAAGGGATGAGGAGAGTCTCCTGGAGATACAG AGGGTTTTAGAAGCTGACGCGCAGGAGGACGGTTACCATAACGACGAAGACTTTGAAGTGGACACTCAGAGGAGGAAACACAGAGGGAAAGGCAGG GGTCGGGGGTCAGGCCGCCGGAGGACTGACGCCAACTCTACCGACGACCAGGACAAGCCATACATCTGTGACA aCAGATACAAACAAAAGCATAACTCAAAAACTGCGGCCTCAG TCTGTGGGAAGCGTTACAGGAACCGAACAGGGTTGAGCTACCACTACAGCCACGCCCACCTGGCTGAGGAGGAGGGGCCAGGGGAGAAAGATTCAGAGCCATCTCAGTCTCCGCCCACTCTCCAACCTAACAGCCGCAAAC ATCCGAAGGGCCATGAGGAGGCCTTTATTCCCAATAATAACTACTGCAACGTCTGCCTGGGTAAACCGGGCTCCAACAGGAAAATGGGCAAGTCTGGCGATCTGGCACGCTGCACTAAATGTGGTCGCTCTG CTAGAGGAACCGGGCAGAAAGAGGACAGGAATTTCGTCGGAGCCGAGGAGCTGTTCGGCACCACGTCAGAGAGCGACACCTCTACGTTTCACGGCTTCGAGGAGGACGAGTTCGAGGATCCATCGTCCAACAGCAGCGAGACGTCCACGCAGTGCAGATAG
- the LOC114796390 gene encoding glutathione-specific gamma-glutamylcyclotransferase 1-like: MPQDVLPETSSLWIFGYGSLVWNPDFSYSRSKVGHIQGYKRRFWHGDNFYRGDKDTPGRVVTLVEDLEACTWGVAYEVTGSQVEESLKYLNVREATRGGYVSKMVEFTPRDQDEDASLALVYIATSDNPIYLGPASPAEIAAQIAICRGHTGHNIEYLLRLADFMRMYCPEVEDDHLFSIEAAALALVI; encoded by the exons ATGCCTCAAGACGTCCTGCCCGAAACAAGCTCTCTGTGGATATTCGGCTACGGATCCCTGGTGTGGAATCCGGACTTCAGCTACAGCCGAAGCAAAGTTGGCCATATACAGGGCTACAAGAGGCGCTTCTGGCACGGGGACAATTTCTACAGGGGTGACAAGGACACG CCTGGCAGAGTGGTGACTCTGGTGGAGGATCTTGAG GCTTGTACGTGGGGCGTGGCGTATGAGGTCACCGGCTCTCAGGTCGAAGAATCCCTGAAGTACCTCAACGTCAGGGAAGCCACCCGAGGCGGGTACGTCAGCAAGATGGTGGAGTTCACCCCACGCGACCAGGACGAAGATGCCTCCCTCGCCCTCGTCTACATCGCGACCTCTGATAACCCCATCTACCTGGGGCCTGCCAGCCCCGCCGAGATTGCGGCTCAGATTGCGATTTGCCGCGGCCACACGGGCCACAACATAGAGTACCTCCTCCGCCTCGCAGACTTCATGAGGATGTACTGTCCTGAAGTGGAGGACGACCACCTGTTCTCCATAGAGGCAGCAGCCTTGGCTTTAGTCATCTGA
- the dpf3 gene encoding zinc finger protein DPF3 isoform X1 — protein sequence MAAVIQNPLKALGDQFYKEAIEHCRSYNARLCAERSVRLPFLDSQTGVAQNNCYIWMERHHRGPGMTAGQMYTYPARCWRKKRRPHTAVDPRLRFCGLQIDRGLSAKDSLPSQGTTLEALLRGEGLDKRGRDEESLLEIQRVLEADAQEDGYHNDEDFEVDTQRRKHRGKGRGRGSGRRRTDANSTDDQDKPYICDNRYKQKHNSKTAASVCGKRYRNRTGLSYHYSHAHLAEEEGPGEKDSEPSQSPPTLQPNSRKHPKGHEEAFIPNNNYCNVCLGKPGSNRKMGKSGDLARCTKCGRSARGTGQKEDRNFVGAEELFGTTSESDTSTFHGFEEDEFEDPSSNSSETSTQCR from the exons GTTGGGTGACCAGTTCTACAAGGAGGCCATCGAACACTGCCGCAGCTACAATGCCCGCCTGTGCGCCGAGCGCAGCGTCCGGCTTCCCTTCCTCGACTCCCAGACCGGCGTGGCGCAGAACAACTGCTACATCTGGATGGAGCGACACCACCGAGGCCCGG GCATGACCGCGGGGCAGATGTACACCTACCCGGCGCGctgctggaggaagaagaggaggccGCACACCGCGGTGGACCCCCGCCTTCGCTTCTGCGGTCTCCAGATTG acaGAGGGCTTTCGGCAAAGGATTCTCTGCCCTCTCAGGGCACCACGCTGGAGGCACTGCTGAGAGGAGAGGGGCTGGATAAGAGGGGAAGGGATGAGGAGAGTCTCCTGGAGATACAG AGGGTTTTAGAAGCTGACGCGCAGGAGGACGGTTACCATAACGACGAAGACTTTGAAGTGGACACTCAGAGGAGGAAACACAGAGGGAAAGGCAGG GGTCGGGGGTCAGGCCGCCGGAGGACTGACGCCAACTCTACCGACGACCAGGACAAGCCATACATCTGTGACA aCAGATACAAACAAAAGCATAACTCAAAAACTGCGGCCTCAG TCTGTGGGAAGCGTTACAGGAACCGAACAGGGTTGAGCTACCACTACAGCCACGCCCACCTGGCTGAGGAGGAGGGGCCAGGGGAGAAAGATTCAGAGCCATCTCAGTCTCCGCCCACTCTCCAACCTAACAGCCGCAAAC ATCCGAAGGGCCATGAGGAGGCCTTTATTCCCAATAATAACTACTGCAACGTCTGCCTGGGTAAACCGGGCTCCAACAGGAAAATGGGCAAGTCTGGCGATCTGGCACGCTGCACTAAATGTGGTCGCTCTG CTAGAGGAACCGGGCAGAAAGAGGACAGGAATTTCGTCGGAGCCGAGGAGCTGTTCGGCACCACGTCAGAGAGCGACACCTCTACGTTTCACGGCTTCGAGGAGGACGAGTTCGAGGATCCATCGTCCAACAGCAGCGAGACGTCCACGCAGTGCAGATAG